The following is a genomic window from Marinobacter salsuginis.
CAGCTACACCATCAACTGCCGGATGACCCAGGAAGCCGCCGCCCTGGAGCGGCTCTGCCAGGTGGTCCGCATCCGAGGGTTCCGGATCGCCACCATGGCCGTCGAAACCGCCGGCGAGCATCTGGATATCGCGTTGACGTTGGAGGGCACGCGGCCGATTGCCATGTTGCAGTCGCAACTGGAGAAACTGCATACGGTTGCAGAGGTTGCCCTGGCGGCTGGGTCTGTGGCCCGGTCTCGATCGGCCTGAGGCTATGGGGGCATGGTCTTTTCGTAGCCTGAGATTTCGCGGGCAGGGTCTTTTTGTAGCCTGAGGTCTGGCGGGCAGGTACGGGGGTGGCAGGTGGATTTTTCGCCGGAAAAAGATGTCTGAGCGAAGCGAGTTGCTTTTTCCAAGAGAAATCCACCTGCCACCCCGCAAGCCCGCCCCTCAACCAACAGCCTACAAAGGCGGGCCCACTCCGAAGCTTCCGTTCGAACGTTTACCAAGCCTTATAAGGCAGGAACTTCCC
Proteins encoded in this region:
- a CDS encoding ACT domain-containing protein gives rise to the protein MNPQNKPSTPSYTINCRMTQEAAALERLCQVVRIRGFRIATMAVETAGEHLDIALTLEGTRPIAMLQSQLEKLHTVAEVALAAGSVARSRSA